The Streptomyces sp. B3I8 nucleotide sequence TGTTCTGATGGGCCAGCAGCTTGTTGGCGATGCAGATCGGGCGGGTTGGCGGCGCCTGGTTCTCGCAGAAAGGCTCCGGAAGGCCGCTCTGCGAGACGTCAGGAAATCCGTTCGTACAGGGCGCCCTCCGCCTCGCGCAGCTCGCGCTCGACGGCTTCGGTGAGGTTCGGGTTGTCGATGAGGACGCCGAACTCGACGTTGTTGTTCTCCGCGCTCCAGGAGAAGTTCGCGCTGGTCACCAGGAGAAGATGGTGATCGATGGCAAGGAACTTGGCGTGGTTGCGGACGTATGTGCCGTCGAACTGCTTGGTTCGCCAGACTTCGGCCGGCGCTAGGTGCGCAGCGACTTCTGCAGTCGTCGGGGACCGTTGCTGTCCGACGCCGTCCGCGGCCCGCGCGTCCATATAGACGCGGACGGCGATGTCGTCACGCTGTGCGGCTTCTCGTAATGACTTCCAAAGCGCTGAAGTCGGCTGGAAGTTGAAGGTTGAGCATGTGATTGCGTGGCGTGCGCTGTCCACGAGGCGGGTCACCGAGGTGGTGAGCGGCCCGCTCTGGACGAGGTGTCCGGGCATGGTCCAGAGCGGCGACAACGTGGTCGGCAGAGCCCGTGCCCCCTCGATTGCGCGCAGGGCCAGGACCTGTTGGTGCCTTGTCCCGGTGCCGCTGGCAACCGCCTCCAGAAGGCGTCGGACCTCTGCCCGCTGGCCGACCGCGACGACCTTGAGCGCCGCGGTGAGGGTGTCACCGTCGGCAAGCCGGTCCGCTATGCCTTTGGCCTCGGTCCCGGTGAGCAGTTGGCCAAGGCGTCGTGGCGCGTCCGCCTCACTCATGGACCTGGAAGAACCCGAGGTTGCTGCCGGGCAGGTCGAGGAGGAAGCGGCGGTCGAGGAAACGGTTGGCGCGTTCGCAGGAGGTCTCCGAGGCCATGACACAGCAATGGCAGGCGGCACCGTGGAGGAAGTCCTCGGGGTCCTGCGGGGTGCGCTTCGAGCAGATGGGGTCGGAGGAGCATCGGGCGGCCTTGCGTAGCGCGCTGCCGACGACCCTTTGGAGGCGGGAAGGCTCGCTGAGTTGGACGAGTCCGCCGAGGGTGCCGTCGCTGTCGGAGGCGGTTGTGCAGATCAGAAGGCCGGCCGACGGGTCTCGGCCCTCCGCGGCGGGCCAGGCGTAGAGGCGTTCGCTGAGACTTGCCGCCGAGTACCCGCAGGTGAGGGCGAGTTCACGGATCAGGATGTGGGCGAATGTGTGGACGAGCCAGTAGCGCGGGGGCTTCAGCCGGGTGTCGGGGTCGACCTGGTCGGCGGTGTCGGAGAAGCGGCGTCTGAAGTTTCTGACGTGTGCCTCGCGGTGGAACTTCCACATGTCGGTGTCGAGGACGCGTTTTTCCCATGCGGCGACTGCGTTCTCGTCGAGCTGTAGGAAGATGCCTTCGCCCCGGTCCTCGGTTGCTACGGTCCAGGCCGGTCGTGGTGTACGGGTCAGTGGGGCCAGGCGGCGTGGGAGGTCGCCGACGCGGTCCATGTCATCAATGCGGGTGAAGCCGACCAGGGCATTCACCTTGCGGAGACGTTCGACCGCGAGGACGCGGGTGATCTCCGGCTGCAGGGTGTCGCCTCGCTCGCGGGTGGCGAGGGTGAGGCCGCTCTTGGGGTCCTCGACGCGGGTGCCGACGATGTCACGCAGCAAGTAACGCCATTCAGGGACGAGAAGGTCGACTGGATCCCAGTCGCGGAGCTTCTCTTCCTGCTCCTCCGGAGTGTCGGTGGGTGCGGAGGCGGCCTGAAGGACTTGTTCCAGATCGTGGTCAGACAGGCCGGTTACGTTTACGCCGCCGTCCATCCCGAGCAGGTCCCTGATCAGGTCGAGGTTGGCGCGGTACTTGGCGAGCTTGTCGCCGAGCGCGGTGCGGACCCGGTCGGCCAGGTCGCTGGCCTTTTCTTCCTGGGACTCCGGCATGACGATGATCGACTGGGTGGCCGGGAACCACAGGTTGGAGGCCCCGACGAGCATCAGCCGGGTGTCGTTGCCGCACCCCCTGGGCTCGAAGGCGTCCAGGTGCGGGTGACGTCCGCGACACTTCGGCAGTTTCGCCTTGCCGGCCTCGCCCTGTGCCTCGTTCATCGGGCGCCGCAGGTCGCAGGAGGCGCACTGGATGACGGCCGAGGCACCCTTCCCGGCCGTCCGGTCGACCATCTTCAGGGCGGGCAGTTCTGCCTTGCTGCATGGCTGCCCGCGGTGCACCCACAGGTCGTACGGGAACTCGTCCAGGTGCCCGTCGACGCAGGCCAGCAGATAACGGGCCGGGATGGCAGTGCGCCGCATCGGCTTGCGGGTGCGGCCACCCGCGCGCCCCGTGCACTTGGCATGTTCGAAGACGGCCAGGTCGGTGCGGAAGGGATGCGTATTGCGGTAATCGAACTGGGCGAGCAACCCGAGCATGTCGCAGCCAGTGCACCGCAGCC carries:
- the drmC gene encoding DISARM system phospholipase D-like protein DrmC, which codes for MSEADAPRRLGQLLTGTEAKGIADRLADGDTLTAALKVVAVGQRAEVRRLLEAVASGTGTRHQQVLALRAIEGARALPTTLSPLWTMPGHLVQSGPLTTSVTRLVDSARHAITCSTFNFQPTSALWKSLREAAQRDDIAVRVYMDARAADGVGQQRSPTTAEVAAHLAPAEVWRTKQFDGTYVRNHAKFLAIDHHLLLVTSANFSWSAENNNVEFGVLIDNPNLTEAVERELREAEGALYERIS
- the drmB gene encoding DUF1998 domain-containing protein, whose translation is MSDETRFVYDVAHAVDPLGDLEQEAEKATKHNRAKVGSARPSSLLYTYGPGAIMDLPQFTIMPTGLDEWDRIWQRRDSAPPQIHAPRLRDVVRMMLRSPDVQLRPYPWQPKKHSRSAEGNDLGVPSRVFPQWLRCTGCDMLGLLAQFDYRNTHPFRTDLAVFEHAKCTGRAGGRTRKPMRRTAIPARYLLACVDGHLDEFPYDLWVHRGQPCSKAELPALKMVDRTAGKGASAVIQCASCDLRRPMNEAQGEAGKAKLPKCRGRHPHLDAFEPRGCGNDTRLMLVGASNLWFPATQSIIVMPESQEEKASDLADRVRTALGDKLAKYRANLDLIRDLLGMDGGVNVTGLSDHDLEQVLQAASAPTDTPEEQEEKLRDWDPVDLLVPEWRYLLRDIVGTRVEDPKSGLTLATRERGDTLQPEITRVLAVERLRKVNALVGFTRIDDMDRVGDLPRRLAPLTRTPRPAWTVATEDRGEGIFLQLDENAVAAWEKRVLDTDMWKFHREAHVRNFRRRFSDTADQVDPDTRLKPPRYWLVHTFAHILIRELALTCGYSAASLSERLYAWPAAEGRDPSAGLLICTTASDSDGTLGGLVQLSEPSRLQRVVGSALRKAARCSSDPICSKRTPQDPEDFLHGAACHCCVMASETSCERANRFLDRRFLLDLPGSNLGFFQVHE